The genomic region tgcattaaaattatTGACTGGTCACAAGGCAGGTATCTTGATataacccaaatgaggatgggctccccttttgagtctgggttctctcaaggtttcttccttatattaTCTATGGTATATTGATAACTTGAAGGCAGGATGAGATACGAATCAGATGAACTAtgtatacctacacacacacacacacacacacacacacacacacacacacacacacacatacacacgcacatatacacacacacacacagatttccaGGTCCATGTATGTGGGATTTAGCAGGAAACTGGAGGAAATTCACATGGATGCATGGAAAAATctgaaacccacacagacaccacCTCAAGCTCAGGATCGATTTgaggaccctggagctgtgcgTCAGATGTGAAGCTTTTCACTGCATCACTTGGCCAGACTTTAAACTGAATTCTAGATAAGGATGATTTTGTGTTGCTGTGTGTAGTCAagagaatacaaaaaaaaaaaaaacagctgtgaagaaaaaaataataatctaatgAAATAAACCACAGCAATTTTCTAGCATGGCAGGTTGGAGAAATTAACTTCAATGGACCTTATTTGAAAATAATGACTCTGCAATTAATCTAAAGATAGCAATGAAACCGCAAAGCTGGAACCGTGTTTATGTACTACAGGAGAATTTGCTGCTTTGTTGTTAGTGCTTAGTAATGACAGGGATTGAAAAGATCTTTATTTCGGGCACATGAGGCAAGCCTGCCACCAGGAGTGTGAAATAATCATTTTGTTTGGCAGCTCAGATACGGCACATTCTGTTACAAGGAGCAGGTATAACATGGACAAGTACGGGATACTGGATAAATTTGCTAACTCACGTGTTATAATTTATAGGCAGCCAAATGTCTTTGATTGGATGCAAAAAAAGGATCATATAATTTCCTTCTCTGCTAAAAACCTAGCATTGGGAATTTAGCAGTTCATACCCTTATAGGCAGCTCACATTGGCAGAGTGTGACCTTAAGGGCAGACTTATAAATACACCTCTATTGAGAGATGCGATAATCAGCACCACAGCAAaactggacagtgagaaaggCCAGATGTTTACACTGGGCGCCTATAGATCACTATTACACCTTTCTTTTATACTATGGCCTGGTGTTTTATATGAGAACCAAACCCTTGTTTTGTGGAAAACAGTGGTGCATTTGTACACTTGTGCAAGTGGggcaataaaattaaacattgatATTAATcatgggccttgctcaaggacccagcactTAATGGTGCTTGGATACAATCAAAAGCACAACAtctcaaccactaagctacacTACCATTCCATCCAAATGGCTGTGCAGTGGTTGgagaatcacacacacctcctgcCATCTAAAAAAAGGTACCGAAGCACTCGAGCCCTCACagcaagactgtgtaacagtttctttccacaagccatcagactcctcAGCAAGTGACTGgactgctgcacacacacacacacacacacacacacacacacacacacacacacacacacacatttacatgtacagtatttattagtATAGAGACAATTCATTTGCACATGTGCTGCATTATGCTGCAATGGTacagtgtttttgtgttgtgttattgtacTGAATTTTTGCACAACAATGGCTTGTGTATAGTTAGTTTAGTGTCATCTTGTGTTCATTTATGTACTGTAGCACCTTTATGTAGTCTGACTGTGCCATATTACTGTGGACTGTACTGTaattggttgaaatgacaataaagccagTTGACTTGACTATGAGAAAGTTGTTATGGTAAGCAAATGAGACGCAACACCTTTTCAATGACCTTATTGGGGACTTATGATCGACATGTGTTTCGATGACCCAAAGCAATTTACAGTGCCGTGCTGGAGTATATGCTGCCACATTTGCCTGactgactgcaaaaaaaaaaactaaataattaaaaaaaaatttcatattgttattgtcatcgtaagatcgaaaaatgttcagtcgaaccatcgtaactcagggCCATCTGTACTAATAATCAGATGTCCACAGCCTTGAAGTGCTGTTACTAACCCAAAAAGTTTTACTTGTTGCTATTTAGGCGCCGGTTGGACGAACGTTGGAGGAACGTTCTTTTGCAAACCAAGATTTGTGCGGTCACTCCATCCGCAGGTCCAAAAACAAGTACTTCAACATAGGAACAAATGAGCTGCAACACCCCATGGccaatccaattttttttataaactcatGCCAAGTGTGAAAGGAAGCCTTAAAGGCTACCCTGGAGCACTGTGTGCTTTTAAAACACAATGCTGAGTTATTAAGCCTGAGAGGACTTTCGGCATCACTTTCTTAGATCAGATGTATGTGCTGTATAGTGTTAGAGAGCTACAGTAGACGGGTTGACATACAACAATGCAGCAAGATAGAGAATAAAATTCTGGTACTGCTGATCAGGATTGTGAATGGAAAGGTGAAAAAAATCCCATTaacctttaaaaacaaatgacgAAGATGACTACGACGACACCAGGTAGCAGTAAGAagattcctcataacatttttaaGCAACGATGTACAGGACATCACACATagctataaaagaaaatgtataaaataaaacaatttgatcaataaacctaaaataaacagataacTTGCAGAAAGGCCACACTGCAGACTGGAGTTTCACGTGTTGGCGAATCAAATGAAATCGGCTACATTGCAGTGCAACATCGATGCACCAAATAATCAAAAATGAATtgacaacatttatttttttacagaatatacCTTTAAAGAATCTCCCAAACATTGTTAAATACTCATATACTTGCCACCAAGATGCTTCTGTGTACTGTAGGTCACAAATCATGGAAAGTGGATTTATCATGAGATGGATTTATTCATGCAAGTTAAAAATATTGATGAAAAAAGCttctttctgttcacatttttatttacagcattatcatAATAGATTGAATATGAACTTATTgggcaaaaaaaacagtagttctatgtgaaatcagacattgagcaccccaATTTAACCGAAATGGTACGACCCTCATTTCATAGCAACTCTGTGAAGATTTGACTGTGAGATTGGTAGTCAAGCTCCTCCTATCGAATCTTTGAATCTTTGAATATTCAGGGTCACCCAGAGTACAGTTTGTTTGTTCTTGTCATTTGTACCTTGATTAGACAATGTACGGGTTAATGCTTTATTTCTAGTTTGTCCTCCGAAACCGTTAAGAAAAATCaatgctaaagaaataaaaatctgtcctatttattatatacagtcttGTATTTCACATGGGCTTCTTACTTACTGCTTATGGAAGTGTCAGAACGTcagattaaatacattttttgtattttgtagccatcccacttctgacaccaAATGAAATCAATTGACACAGAATTGACAATAGCATTTtaaagggaagtggtagctcagtggttaaggctgtgggttactgattgaaaggatgggggttcaaatcccactttgACTAACCTGCCACTAATATGACCTTTAACCCTTTATGCTCCAGGAGTgcagtatcatggctgatcctgcatTCTGAAACCATCTTCCTATCATCACTGATGTATatgaagaacgaatttcactgtgctgtaatgcgTATGTGACGAGTAATAGCCCCTTTACCTTCGTTGGTGCATTTGTACAGTACTTGTGACCATTTGTGGTGCTGATAATTGttgttcaataaaaacaaaataatacaacCGATTTTAGCAGCTAAAACTAAATAGATGGTAAACGTTATTTTATGGCTTTTCCTCGAAAATAAAAAATCGTGAGATTTAGGTTTGGGGTTTGGGATTAGGGCTTATACTAATATCGCCATTATTACAGTTAGTAAGAGAATTCAGTGAGGGAGATATGATGTAAGTATATTCTCTTTAAAGAATGTCTATTCAGGGCTAGAAAGCATGTTGATCATAGTCCCGACACCatcagaaagagaaatggtgtagcaCAGGCATGCATCCAGCAGCCCTGTGACTGTGGGATAAGAGCATGCGGGATTCCAGCCATGACAGTCAGGCAGATCAAAGCGTTTTGCTCCAGCTCTCTGCATCTCAATGGGCTGCACTCTGCCATCAACACTGCAGACTCACATCCTCATGTAGCATTTGcaccttttttatttaggtttttttttccaggatgaTCTGTTCTGCCAGTCGTACTAAAAACCACAAACGAAACCAGAAACCTCTCATTAGTAAACTCTATTAATTTTATAATGGACATAAATCCATGCTATGGCAACCATTTCTCAGATATCAGAGAAGCAGAAATGCAGCATGATATAAAAGGTAAACTGCAACATTCATAGTTTATTGTACAGCCGTTCTCATACAGTGTCATTCCTCCGCCTGATTGAGTCATCAATGTTCTTTTTAGGGGCTCGATGAGAAAAATATGACAAGTATGAAAATATGGCAGCATTCACTTAAAGCAAGAGTCAGGCATAAAAGGAcaagcagtgtttttttttttcttcatgattTCAGTGAACAGAATTTCGGCATTGCACTCTGCGTTAATGTTTTGTGCTATCGTTTATAGATGGAAAGAAACAGAAACCTTTATGTATACAATTGTAGTGCAATTTTGAACATGATGATGGACTCAATAGTCGTAACCCCGATCATAAGGCAACgtttataaatatatcaaaaataGTCATTCGCAActttctttattataaaaacgGTACAAAAACTTTGTCTGCCACAAGCGAGACGGACATATTTTTCAGCTCCTCGACCGAGTTGACGCTTTTATAGCCCAGTCTGTGTAATACTTTTTGACACACTGATTGTGTGTAGTCTACCATTTCGAAGGACAGTTTGAGCCTCCAGCTTTCGGCATTAGCCGCCGAATCTCTCACTGTTCCGTACTTGTGTTTGGTCAACAGTTCATTACTTCCCCTGGTGTTCGCCTGAATCCAGTCAATTACGTTTTTGTCCATCGATAACCCCAGGTAGTCGTAGATATCCTTGGTTTTCTGTAGAGGGTTCCTCGCTAAGTCCTCATATCGCACCAGCATGTACTTTCCCCTAAGCCAATATGGGTGGCTGAGCCCGGTAGAAACCGAGCTTAAGAAGTCCTCACAAACTACTGTCAACTGAGTCAAATCCAGGTTGTAGGGTTTCCTTCCGGTTGCCCTCCAGATCCTCCACAGACGGTAGGTGTCCCGGAAGGTCTCGATCCTTGAGGCGAGAATTCCTCGCGGGTCTCTGACCAGCTGAATGACCTTCAGGTTAAGGCGTGGATCCTCCACCAGGGCCCGCAAGTCTCCGATTTCAGGGACCCGGACGATCTTTATGGCAACATGACGCTTATCTCGGCAAGATTCGGCAGCAAGAGTCATGTTGAGAATCGCACACTTTTTAATGCAGTCACCTTCCTCTACATTAGTCTCGCTGGGACTGAAGGCGTCACAGACGGGCTGGGAGCAGAGAGCTCGACTGGCCCCGCGGCGAAACAACTTGTCCGTGGTGTGGTTGGTCGGTGGTGGCTTGATGTAGCTCTCTAGAAAGTGCAAGTCACATCCATAGAGGCTTCGCAGCAAATCCCGACTGGCGCCCAGCATCACTCGCCTGTCAGCCGCATTCCGGCTGTGAGAGAGACGTGGAATCAGAGCTGTCTGGACGTGGTACAGAGGTTCAAACAGGTAGAAGATATCCGAGTGCTGATTCAGCAACTGGCCCACAAACGATGAGCCGCTGCGGGTGGTTGCTAACACCAGGACGTGGGTCTTGCGTGACGTATTGAAAGTAAAGTAAGAATACTCATCACACCCACGCTCGAACAGGCTGTCCGCTTCCTGGCCGCTCAGGCTGCAGTTCTGTTGGATCGGCACAGGGCAGAGCTGAAACGTCTTGGACGTAAAGGTCCGGATGGCCGTGTACTGGATGGCAATGGAGGCCAAGGCTAGCAGTATCACAGCCTTCCAAGAACATTGCATGGCTGGGAAACTTCATCCAGGCTCTGCGGACGGGATCTAGTCCTGTCTGGAGTGCAGAGAAGGAAACGTTTCATTACTGCCACACAGGGACACGACCGGGAGCAACACAGAGTGAGCATTCATGTCTTCCTGCGACCCCAGAGGAGGAGGAACAAATCAACACAGCGTTTCGCTTTCGGAAAGCCACTCATGTGAACAGTGCTGTGCAATCTGGGGTAAAACATTCAcgtggaagacatacaagaatTAATTACGTTTTGTTTGTAGGGAGCAGGGAAACACTGAAGTGTATGCACAAATGTTGCTAttgcaaaataaatcaatcaatcaacacTGATCAACCACTTAATATTTACAGATGcctttatgaaatatttattttaggaaaaagaaaatgaaaatatcgATTTAAGAAATGCAGCTTCCATGCAGATTTCCAAATTGTCTAAAAacatgcttttctttctttctttcttttttctttttataggaaataaaagtgattattttttttataaatgttatgaaatgtacatgcacatgcaatatgttttgtttaattcttttgcCATCTCACTTCTGTAGTTTAGAGCTTATAGTTTacagttttgtttgtaaaagaacattaaatatatcaaaaaaatacaattaataatattaaaccaTGCAGACTGCATAAGATCAGTAGTGAAACAGCGCATCACGTCCAGTCGTGCTTCTAAAATgccccaaaaacaaacaaaccaaaccgAGCAGATGTGATGCTTTCTTTCCTCCTCACCTCCGAGCTGGTGTTAAAGCCGTCACGAGCCGAAGCTTGCAACAGCGGCAGCATCAGTGAAAGTCTGTGATCTTCAGATGGAAAAAGAAGGACCTATGTCTGCGAGGTACATCCATAAAGCGCCGTCACAAATCCGAAAAGTCTCTCAATAGTGTGAGATATAACAGCAGTGGGCTGGAAAGAGGACGGAGAACAACTGATATCTCTGCCTGAGTGGGAATGAGATAATGCGCGTGGGATgctggtaataaaaaaaaaaaaaaaaaggggaggcGCGCACGCGcggatagacacacacacacacacacacacacacacacacgagagagaaagagagagagagagagagagagagagagag from Silurus meridionalis isolate SWU-2019-XX chromosome 13, ASM1480568v1, whole genome shotgun sequence harbors:
- the LOC124395435 gene encoding carbohydrate sulfotransferase 1-like, yielding MQCSWKAVILLALASIAIQYTAIRTFTSKTFQLCPVPIQQNCSLSGQEADSLFERGCDEYSYFTFNTSRKTHVLVLATTRSGSSFVGQLLNQHSDIFYLFEPLYHVQTALIPRLSHSRNAADRRVMLGASRDLLRSLYGCDLHFLESYIKPPPTNHTTDKLFRRGASRALCSQPVCDAFSPSETNVEEGDCIKKCAILNMTLAAESCRDKRHVAIKIVRVPEIGDLRALVEDPRLNLKVIQLVRDPRGILASRIETFRDTYRLWRIWRATGRKPYNLDLTQLTVVCEDFLSSVSTGLSHPYWLRGKYMLVRYEDLARNPLQKTKDIYDYLGLSMDKNVIDWIQANTRGSNELLTKHKYGTVRDSAANAESWRLKLSFEMVDYTQSVCQKVLHRLGYKSVNSVEELKNMSVSLVADKVFVPFL